The genome window GACGGAAGCCCTGCCGGCGGGGCTTTTGCCGCAGATCGGCGCCGGTCTCGGCGTTTCCGAGTCCGCCGCGGGGCAGCTCGTCACCGTCTACGCCGTCGGTTCGTTGGCGGCCGCAATTCCGTTGACGACGTTCACGCAAGGTTGCCGTCGCCGTCCGCTCCTGCTCGCCGCGATCGCCGGATTTCTCGTCGCGAACACCATCACCGCGGTTTCGGGAAGCTACGGCCTGACGCTGGCCGCCCGCTTCGTGGCGGGGGTTTCCGCGGGGCTGCTCTGGGCGCTGGTCGCCGGTTACGCGGCGCGGATGGCGCCCGAGCATCTCAAGGGCCGCGCGATCGCGGTTGCGATGGCGGGAACGCCGCTGGCGCTCTCGCTCGGCGTCCCGGCCGGAACCTTTCTCGGCACGGTGATCGGCTGGCGGGCCTGTTTCGGCCTGATGAGCGGGCTCACCGTGATTCTGGTCGTCTGGGTGCGGGCCGGAGTCCCCGATTTCGCGGGCGAGCCCGCGGGCACGCGTCGATCGCTGGTGAGCGTCGTCACGCAGCCGGGAATTCGACCGGTGCTCTTCGTCGTGCTCGCCTACGTGCTCGCCCACAACATCCTCTACACCTATATCGCACCGTTTCTCGACGCCGCGGGCATGGTGGAGCGGACCGACGCCGTGCTCCTGGTCTTCGGCATCGCGTCGCTGGCAAGCATCTGGATCGTCGGCGTGCTGATCGACCGTCGCCTGCGGGCGCTGACCTTGCTCAGCACCGCGCTCTTCGCCCTTTCCGCGGCGGCGCTCTGGATCTGGAGCGGCGTTCCGGCGGTCGTCTACGGCGCGTCCGCCGTCTGGGGGCTCGCGTTCGGCGGCTGCGCGACCCTTTTCCAGACGGCGAGCGCCAAGACCGCGGGGGCGGCGGCGGATCTCGCTCAATCGATGCTGGTGACGACCTGGAACGCGGCGATCGCGGGGGGTGGGCTGATCGGTGGTCTGCTGCTCGACCGGCTCGGCGTCGGGGCGTTCGCGCCGAGCCTGCTCGTTCTGCTCGTCGCGACCTTCGCCGTCGCTCTCGTCGCGCGCCGTCACGGATTTCCGGCGGATCGGCCGAACTGAATCCCCGCATCGGGGGGGCTCGGCGCGGCCCCCTTTCGTCGGACGCGGGACCGGCGGCGGGCACGGGTCCGGAGAGGAACGCCTCATTCACCCACGTCGAACGTCGTCATATAGAGTTCGAGATTGCGATCGTCTGCCAGATCCTTCGGCGTAACGACGGCCTCGGTTTTGATGCGATCCCAGCACCCTTGGCGGGACAATTCCCGCGATCGGCACTCCGGGCGCTCGCGCCAGTCGTTCAGAAGAAATTTGCGGCCCGGCTCGGTGTCGAAATTCAATTCGCCGATTTTCCGCAATGTTCCGATCGGGAGGCCGATGTCCTTGAAGATCTTGAAAATCAACTCTGCGCCGTAAATGGCGTGGGAATCCAGACGATAGAACGAATCGTAGGGCAGATGGTCGTAGTCGTAGGCCTTCAAGGAGGCCGGACTGTTCAGCTGTCCGGCGGGCCGGAGGTCCGTCTTCGTCACATAGATCGCGAATTTCCGATCGACCCCGACGTCGATGAAGTCCTCCAGGGGAATTTCCGCGACGCCATGCGTCGCCGCAGAGGATTGCATGACATACGGGCCGCCGCCGGTAATCCGGATGATCCCGACATGGGTGTAG of uncultured Alphaproteobacteria bacterium contains these proteins:
- a CDS encoding Major facilitator family transporter, with product MTEAHAVPSYTSDRLPWGSLLALSTAAFVTIVTEALPAGLLPQIGAGLGVSESAAGQLVTVYAVGSLAAAIPLTTFTQGCRRRPLLLAAIAGFLVANTITAVSGSYGLTLAARFVAGVSAGLLWALVAGYAARMAPEHLKGRAIAVAMAGTPLALSLGVPAGTFLGTVIGWRACFGLMSGLTVILVVWVRAGVPDFAGEPAGTRRSLVSVVTQPGIRPVLFVVLAYVLAHNILYTYIAPFLDAAGMVERTDAVLLVFGIASLASIWIVGVLIDRRLRALTLLSTALFALSAAALWIWSGVPAVVYGASAVWGLAFGGCATLFQTASAKTAGAAADLAQSMLVTTWNAAIAGGGLIGGLLLDRLGVGAFAPSLLVLLVATFAVALVARRHGFPADRPN
- a CDS encoding conserved exported hypothetical protein (Evidence 4 : Homologs of previously reported genes of unknown function) encodes the protein MKTILGACLSAAVVTAAPGVPAQVFAQTGRSIVETYFFDKDPPSGALIFQERTDLEGTALSLATGSPYTHVGIIRITGGGPYVMQSSAATHGVAEIPLEDFIDVGVDRKFAIYVTKTDLRPAGQLNSPASLKAYDYDHLPYDSFYRLDSHAIYGAELIFKIFKDIGLPIGTLRKIGELNFDTEPGRKFLLNDWRERPECRSRELSRQGCWDRIKTEAVVTPKDLADDRNLELYMTTFDVGE